One window from the genome of Nocardioides conyzicola encodes:
- a CDS encoding tRNA (adenine-N1)-methyltransferase, which translates to MSDTPAETSPNAPDVAPDAWSGVHRGPLRPGEWVRLLDGKGRRHNICLEPGKTFHTNRGGMSHDDLIGREEGFTIVSSSGGEYLVFRPLLSEFVVSMPRGAAVVYPKDAAQIVAFADIFPGAHVVEAGVGSGALTCSLLRAVGPFGRVSSYERREEFADVARRNVGQFFGGPEGETHPAWELTVGDLAEALPASGDRADRVILDMLAPWECLDAAADALWPGGIVCAYVATTTQLSRFVETVRLHGGFTEPQAWESLVRDWHVEGLAVRPGHKMIGHTAFLVTARRMAPGEKAPMKKRRPAPGAYGPDYTGPRPADVPVDLPE; encoded by the coding sequence GTGTCCGACACCCCCGCAGAGACCAGCCCCAACGCCCCCGACGTCGCTCCGGACGCCTGGTCCGGAGTCCACCGCGGGCCGCTGCGCCCCGGGGAGTGGGTCCGCCTGCTCGACGGCAAGGGGCGGCGGCACAACATCTGCCTGGAGCCCGGGAAGACGTTCCACACCAACCGCGGCGGGATGTCCCACGACGACCTGATCGGGCGCGAGGAGGGCTTCACCATCGTGTCGTCCTCCGGCGGCGAGTACCTCGTCTTCCGGCCGCTGCTCTCGGAGTTCGTCGTCTCGATGCCGCGCGGGGCGGCCGTCGTCTACCCCAAGGACGCAGCGCAGATCGTCGCGTTCGCCGACATCTTCCCCGGCGCCCACGTCGTCGAGGCCGGCGTCGGCTCGGGCGCGCTGACCTGCTCGCTGCTGCGTGCCGTCGGCCCGTTCGGCCGGGTCTCGTCGTACGAGCGCCGCGAGGAGTTCGCCGACGTCGCGCGCCGCAACGTCGGCCAGTTCTTCGGTGGCCCCGAGGGCGAGACGCACCCGGCCTGGGAGCTGACGGTCGGTGACCTCGCCGAGGCCCTGCCCGCGTCCGGCGACCGGGCAGACCGGGTCATCCTCGACATGCTGGCGCCGTGGGAGTGCCTCGATGCCGCGGCCGACGCCCTGTGGCCCGGCGGCATCGTCTGCGCGTACGTCGCGACGACGACCCAGCTCTCCCGCTTCGTGGAGACCGTGCGGCTGCACGGCGGGTTCACCGAGCCGCAGGCCTGGGAGTCCCTCGTGCGCGACTGGCACGTCGAGGGCCTCGCCGTACGCCCCGGACACAAGATGATCGGCCACACCGCGTTCCTGGTCACCGCCAGGCGGATGGCCCCGGGGGAGAAGGCGCCGATGAAGAAGCGGCGCCCGGCACCGGGTGCGTACGGGCCGGACTACACCGGCCCGCGGCCCGCCGACGTCCCCGTCGACCTCCCGGAGTAG
- a CDS encoding YbaK/EbsC family protein codes for MGLDNSARAIAAAEALGLAHTVTRHGQVRSLEEAAHARGVEPRQIVKTMVVRLSDDDHRFVLVPGDREIAWPKLRALLGVNRISMPSAETAYAVTGYERGTITPLGSQAALPVIADASIAGQISIGGGAHGVALTVDAAALVAALGATVADVTEPA; via the coding sequence ATGGGCCTGGACAACTCCGCACGGGCGATCGCCGCCGCCGAGGCGCTCGGCCTGGCGCACACCGTGACCCGGCACGGGCAGGTGCGCTCGCTGGAGGAGGCGGCGCACGCGCGCGGGGTCGAGCCGCGGCAGATCGTCAAGACCATGGTGGTGCGGCTCAGCGACGACGACCACCGCTTCGTGCTGGTGCCCGGCGACCGCGAGATCGCGTGGCCGAAGCTCCGGGCGCTGCTCGGGGTCAACCGGATCTCGATGCCGAGTGCGGAGACGGCGTACGCCGTGACCGGCTACGAGCGCGGCACCATCACCCCGCTCGGCAGCCAGGCCGCGCTGCCGGTCATCGCCGATGCGTCCATCGCGGGGCAGATCAGCATCGGGGGCGGCGCGCACGGCGTCGCCCTCACGGTGGACGCGGCGGCGCTGGTGGCAGCGCTCGGCGCCACCGTCGCCGACGTCACTGAGCCCGCGTAG
- the arc gene encoding proteasome ATPase: MSSSDDVSSTGGSTPAELAEQVRFLEAEVSDLRRRLSESPTGSRGLELRLADAQRSLAGLTSQNERLAQTLREARDQIMKLKEEVDRLAQPPAGFGTFLTRNEDGSIDVFTGGRKLRVNVSPSVDLDHLHRGQEVMLNEALNVVAALEYEKVGEVVMFKELLADGDRVLVIANADEERVVRLAEPLRNEKIRAGDSLLLDARSGYVYEKVPKSEVEELVLEEVPDIDYSDIGGLFGQIETIRDAVELPYLHPELFVEHQLKPPKGVLLYGPPGCGKTLIAKAVANSLAKKVAAKTGQEGKSYFLNIKGPELLNKYVGETERHIRLVFQRAREKASEGTPVIVFFDEMDSLFRTRGSGVSSDVENTIVPQLLSEIDGVELLENVLVIGASNREDMIDPAILRPGRLDVKIKIERPDAESARDIFSKYLTASLPLHAEDLSEFGGDRDACVAGMIRATVERMYTETEENRFLEVTYANGDKEVLYFKDFNSGAMIQNIVDRAKKMAIKDLLDHDQKGLRVSHLLQACVDEFKENEDLPNTTNPDDWARISGKKGERIVFIRTLITGKQGTEPGRSIDTVANTGQYL, translated from the coding sequence ATGTCTTCATCCGATGACGTTTCCAGCACCGGGGGCAGCACCCCCGCAGAGCTCGCTGAGCAGGTCCGGTTCCTGGAGGCCGAGGTCTCGGACCTCCGGCGGCGGCTGAGCGAGAGCCCGACCGGGTCGCGCGGCCTCGAGCTGCGGCTCGCGGACGCGCAGCGCTCCCTCGCGGGCCTGACCTCGCAGAACGAGCGGCTCGCCCAGACGCTGCGCGAGGCCCGCGACCAGATCATGAAGCTCAAGGAGGAGGTCGACCGGCTGGCCCAGCCGCCGGCCGGCTTCGGCACGTTCCTCACCCGCAACGAGGACGGGTCGATCGACGTCTTCACCGGCGGTCGCAAGCTCCGCGTCAACGTCTCGCCGAGCGTCGACCTCGACCACCTCCACCGTGGTCAGGAGGTCATGCTCAACGAGGCGCTCAACGTCGTCGCCGCCCTCGAGTACGAGAAGGTCGGCGAGGTCGTGATGTTCAAGGAGCTGCTCGCCGACGGCGACCGCGTCCTGGTCATCGCCAACGCGGACGAGGAGCGCGTCGTACGTCTCGCCGAGCCGCTGCGCAACGAGAAGATCCGCGCCGGCGACTCGCTGCTGCTCGACGCCCGCTCGGGCTACGTCTACGAGAAGGTCCCGAAGTCCGAGGTCGAGGAGCTGGTCCTCGAAGAGGTCCCGGACATCGACTACAGCGACATCGGCGGTCTCTTCGGCCAGATCGAGACGATCCGCGACGCCGTCGAGCTGCCGTACCTCCACCCCGAGCTCTTCGTCGAGCACCAGCTCAAGCCCCCGAAGGGCGTCCTGCTCTACGGCCCGCCCGGCTGCGGCAAGACGCTGATCGCCAAGGCGGTCGCCAACTCGCTGGCCAAGAAGGTCGCCGCCAAGACCGGCCAGGAAGGGAAGTCCTACTTTCTCAACATCAAGGGCCCGGAGCTGCTCAACAAGTACGTCGGCGAGACCGAGCGCCACATCCGCCTGGTCTTCCAGCGGGCCCGGGAGAAGGCCAGCGAGGGCACGCCGGTCATCGTGTTCTTCGACGAGATGGACTCGCTCTTCCGGACCCGTGGGTCGGGGGTGTCCTCCGACGTCGAGAACACCATCGTCCCGCAGCTGCTCAGCGAGATCGACGGCGTCGAGCTGCTCGAGAACGTGCTGGTCATCGGCGCCTCCAACCGCGAGGACATGATCGACCCGGCCATCCTGCGGCCCGGCCGGCTCGACGTGAAGATCAAGATCGAGCGCCCGGACGCGGAGTCCGCCCGCGACATCTTCAGCAAGTACCTCACGGCCTCGCTGCCGCTGCACGCCGAGGACCTGTCCGAGTTCGGTGGCGACCGGGACGCCTGTGTCGCCGGGATGATCCGGGCGACGGTCGAGCGGATGTACACCGAGACCGAGGAGAACCGCTTCCTCGAGGTGACCTACGCCAACGGCGACAAGGAGGTCCTCTACTTCAAGGACTTCAACTCCGGCGCCATGATCCAGAACATCGTCGACCGCGCGAAGAAGATGGCGATCAAGGACCTGCTCGACCACGACCAGAAGGGGCTGCGGGTCTCGCACCTGCTCCAGGCGTGCGTCGACGAGTTCAAGGAGAACGAGGACCTGCCCAACACGACCAACCCGGACGACTGGGCCCGCATCTCCGGCAAGAAGGGCGAGCGGATCGTCTTCATCCGCACGCTCATCACCGGCAAGCAGGGCACCGAGCCGGGCCGGTCCATCGACACGGTCGCCAACACGGGCCAGTACCTGTAA